Proteins encoded within one genomic window of Setaria italica strain Yugu1 chromosome IV, Setaria_italica_v2.0, whole genome shotgun sequence:
- the LOC101762567 gene encoding E3 ubiquitin-protein ligase EL5, with protein MTSPTEILSVALLITGVSLMLAVHILVVFWALRRGLGSRGTSHTDEERAADGCGGRGGLSAGELGALPCYDFKAAAADGGGAGTGSGDCAVCLEAFEPGDRCRRLPRCEHSFHAECVDSWLRKSSACPVCRADVVDRPPKGEGKAAAAGEAGVPGALEMAERRSPVAWGVVAER; from the coding sequence ATGACCAGCCCAACCGAGATCCTCTCCGTGGCGCTGCTCATCACGGGCGTCTCCCTGATGCTCGCCGTCCACATCCTCGTGGTCTTCTGGGCCCTGCGGCGGGGGCTCGGCTCCCGCGGCACGTCCCACACCGACGAGGAACGCGCGGCGGACGGCTGCGGCGGCAGAGGGGGACTGTCGGCCGGCGAGCTCGGCGCGCTGCCGTGCTACGACTTCAAGGCCGCCgcagccgacggcggcggcgccggtacCGGGAGCGGGGACTGCGCGGTGTGCCTCGAGGCGTTCGAGCCCGGCGATCGGTGCCGGCGGCTGCCGCGATGCGAGCACAGCTTCCACGCCGAGTGCGTGGATTCGTGGCTGAGGAAGAGCAGCGCGTGCCCCGTGTGCCGCGCCGACGTGGTGGACCGGCCGCCGAAGGGCGAgggaaaggcggcggcggcgggagaggccGGGGTGCCAGGGGCTCTGGAGATGGCGGAGCGGAGGAGCCCGGTCGCATGGGGGGTCGTCGCTGAAAGATAG
- the LOC111257056 gene encoding protein trichome birefringence-like 19, with the protein MKFHEIKLPYTIHCAIPAALLATCLVILAVVILQDDSEPLLPSLVADGDSGSANLSCNIFKGEWVPDPGAPCYTAETCPVIHGHYDCLRYGRPDLGFIRWRWRPAGCELPHLDPARFLRAARGRSMAFVGDSLARNQMHSLVCLLARAETPSPWTNAAGHAFRFRRHRFTVASFWSPFLVHAAEADPDGPARSGAGLWSLHLDEPDAGWAARASEFDYVVVSAGSWFFRPSVFHERGHLVGCNACLAPNVTDLTLRYPLRKAFRTNGTWNEDGDCARTRPLARGEWEVNAVEKEMHAIQVEEFAAARREAKGKGAARMLLLDATEAMAQRPDAHPGKYRLWQPDRFNVSRDCLHWCLPGAMDACNDMLLHMLLH; encoded by the exons ATGAAGTTTCACGAGATCAAGCTTCCATACACCATCCATTGTGCCATTCCCGCCGCCCTCCTTGCGACGTGCCTTGTGATCCTCGCCGTCGTGATCCTGCAAGACGACAGCGAGCCGCTGCTGCCCTCGTTGGTGGCCGATGGCGATAGCGGCAGCGCCAACCTGTCGTGCAACATCTTCAAGGGCGAGTGGGTGCCGGACCCAGGTGCGCCGTGCTACACCGCCGAGACCTGCCCCGTGATCCACGGCCACTACGACTGCCTGCGGTACGGCAGGCCAGACCTCGGGTTCatccggtggcggtggcgccccGCCGGGTGCGAGCTGCCCCACCTCGACCCGGCGCGGTTCCTGCGCGCGGCGAGAGGCCGGTCCATGGCGTTCGTCGGCGACTCGCTCGCCAGGAACCAGATGCACTCGCTGGTGTGCCTCCTGGCGCGCGCCGAGACGCCGTCGCCGTGGACGAACGCCGCGGGGCACGCGTTCCGCTTCCGGCGGCACAGGTTCACGGTCGCGTCGTTCTGGTCGCCATTTCTCGTCCACGCCGCAGAGGCGGACCCCGATGGGCCGGCGCGGAGTGGGGCAGGCCTGTGGAGCCTCCACCTCGACGAGCCGGACGCCGGGTGGGCGGCGCGCGCCAGCGAGTTCGACTACGTGGTGGTTTCGGCGGGGAGCTGGTTCTTTCGCCCGTCCGTGTTCCACGAGCGCGGCCACCTCGTCGGCTGCAACGCCTGCCTGGCGCCCAACGTCACCGACCTCACGCTCCGGTACCCGCTGCGGAAGGCGTTCCGGACT AACGGGACGTGGAACGAGGACGGTGACTGCGCGCGGACGCGGCCGCTCGCGCGCGGCGAGTGGGAGGTGAacgcggtggagaaggagatgcACGCGATACAGGTGGAGGAgttcgcggcggcgaggagggaggcgAAGGGGAAGGGGGCGGCGAGGATGCTACTGCTCGACGCGACGGAAGCGATGGCGCAGCGGCCGGATGCGCACCCGGGCAAGTACCGGCTGTGGCAGCCCGACAGGTTCAACGTGTCGCGTGACTGTCTGCACTGGTGCTTGCCCGGCGCCATGGACGCCTGCAACGACATGCTGCTCCACATGCTGTTACACTAG
- the LOC101775275 gene encoding protein trichome birefringence-like 19 — translation MQQAKAAEQQRRGGGGHLRQRLLGIASDLPVHKLQLAATPAAASLLPALAVAALLLLLAAARRAPASSFLDAYRSGVDIVSTPSTPPRGAAAAAAARVPRGCDIFRPGEWVPDDDAPYYTNLTCPLIQEHQNCMKYGRPDTGFLRWRWRPAGCELPRFDAAAFLDAVRDTSMAFVGDSLARNHMQSLMCLLSKVAYPKDISKTTHPEFRTMHYESHNFTVAIFWSPFLVRGYQPDPRRHMWDIHLDEPDAAWASGIAGFDRVVLSAANWFTRPAMFYESGRVVGCHYCLAPGVPDLTHRHSLRMAFRAALRVLVAGFNGTVIVRTLSPTSHFEGGAWDRGGDCRRTRPLTAGEVRMGGLDLDYHTAQVEEFARAKAEVEASGSGGRGPRLVLMDTTPAMVLRPDGHPSRYGHWAHENVTLYNDCVHWCLPGPIDAWNEMLLQMLLPDHPS, via the exons ATGCAGCAAGCGAAGGCGgcggagcagcagcggcgcggcggcggcggccacctgcGGCAGCGGCTGCTGGGCATCGCGTCGGACCTGCCGGTGCACAAGCTCCAGCTcgccgccaccccggccgcggcgtcgctgctcccggcgctcgccgtcgccgcgctcctcctcctcctcgccgccgcgcgccgcgcgccggcctCGTCCTTCCTCGACGCCTACCGCTCCGGCGTCGATATAGTCTCGACACCGTCGACACCCCctcggggcgccgccgccgcggccgccgcgcgggtGCCCCGCGGGTGCGACATCTTCCGGCCGGGCGAGTGGGtccccgacgacgacgcgccctACTACACTAACCTGACCTGCCCGCTCATCCAGGAGCACCAGAACTGCATGAAGTACGGGCGGCCCGACACCGGGTTCCtaaggtggcggtggcggccggcggggtgCGAGCTCCCGCGGTTCGACGCGGCCGCGTTCCTCGACGCCGTCAGGGACACGTCCATGGCCTTCGTCGGGGACTCGCTCGCCAGGAACCACATGCAGTCGCTCATGTGCCTCCTGTCCAAG GTGGCATACCCCAAGGACATCTCCAAGACGACGCACCCGGAGTTCAGGACGATGCACTACGAGTCCCACAACTTCACGGTGGCCATCTTCTGGTCGCCGTTCCTGGTCCGGGGCTACCAGCCGGACCCCCGGCGGCACATGTGGGACATCCACCTGGACGAGCCGGACGCCGCCTGGGCCTCCGGGATCGCGGGCTTCGACCGCGTCGTCCTCTCGGCGGCCAACTGGTTCACCCGCCCCGCCATGTTCTACGAGTCCGGCCGCGTGGTGGGCTGCCACTACTGCCTCGCCCCGGGCGTCCCGGACCTGACGCACAGGCACTCGCTGCGCATGGCGTTCCGGGCGGCGCTCCGGGTCCTCGTCGCGGGGTTCAACGGGACGGTGATCGTGCGGACACTGTCGCCGACGTCGCACTTCGAGGGCGGCGCGTGGGACCGCGGCGGCGACTGCCGGCGGACGCGGCCGCTTACGGCGGGGGAGGTGCGGATGGGCGGGCTGGACCTGGACTACCACACGGCGCAGGTGGAGGAGTTCGCCAGGGCcaaggcggaggtggaggcgtccGGCTCCGGCGGGAGGGGGCCGAGGCTGGTGCTGATGGACACGACGCCGGCGATGGTGCTCCGGCCGGACGGGCACCCGAGCCGGTACGGGCACTGGGCGCACGAGAACGTGACGCTGTACAACGACTGCGTCCACTGGTGCCTGCCGGGACCCATCGACGCCTGGAACGAGATGTTGCTCCAGATGCTCCTGCCGGATCATCCGTCCTGA
- the LOC101762972 gene encoding F-box/WD-40 repeat-containing protein At5g21040, translating to MAFDCNKGRGVSSPDNCSSICPEGTLIQANPLSHYWKAKGWKSRNKLGNQKSSYESIPRDSNPKKDDEVRGEATASTCGLRCFTDLPAALVCEVLARLDAKELGIVSCVSTLLHTLATDHHGWKKLYCERWGLPNLPATLNGLLVPGGPLDGKSWKTFFVEREFRSKSFMGKFNVDVFRGHNEDVRAVFLLASANLIFSGGRDSVVRMWNMEEGLLIDTSRPLGGTIRAIAADTRLLVTGGTNAYIQCWRAVEGNDHLFHISGNGTDQNSEFRLWGHEGPLTCLALDSLRIYSGSWDMTVRVWDRTRMECLQKLMHADWVWDLAPHGNTIASTAGRDVYVWDIRNSELTSLISNAHVGNAYSLARTHLMDVLFTGGEDGAIRLFNISDVSDDEDSKPLATWVPHSGPVHSLAFEYPWLVSASSDGRIALIDSRKLLTPKKSSKGPFSVKSFDVSTIEPPQRMLHGFRCDLFSIAIGADRIVCAGEDGAVRVWNFSEALEIERRAQALRSLRQENRMRRRKAQAEMNANGRRPDQCSIAMKKNQLKGDKSVT from the coding sequence ATGGCCTTTGACTGCAACAAGGGAAGAGGAGTTTCTTCGCCTGATAATTGCTCCAGCATTTGCCCTGAGGGTACACTCATCCAGGCAAATCCCTTATCTCACTACTGGAAGGCTAAAGGTTGGAAGAGCCGCAACAAATTAGGGAACCAGAAGTCCAGTTATGAATCAATTCCAAGAGACTCTAATCCAAAGAAAGAtgatgaagtgcggggtgaagcAACTGCCTCGACCTGTGGTCTCAGGTGCTTCACCGATTTGCCAGCTGCATTGGTCTGTGAGGTCCTTGCACGCCTCGATGCAAAGGAGCTTGGAATTGTATCTTGTGTCTCCACCCTTCTGCATACTTTAGCCACAGATCATCACGGATGGAAGAAGTTGTACTGTGAAAGATGGGGGCTTCCAAATCTTCCTGCCACCCTAAATGGGCTTTTGGTTCCAGGTGGTCCCCTAGACGGGAAGTCCTGGAAAACATTTTTTGTGGAGCGGGAGTTTCGAAGTAAATCATTCATGGGGAAATTCAATGTGGATGTTTTTCGTGGCCACAATGAGGATGTACGTGCTGTGTTCCTTCTGGCATCGGCAAATCTGATTTTCAGTGGCGGTCGTGATTCTGTGGTTAGGATGTGGAACATGGAGGAAGGGCTCTTGATTGATACATCCCGCCCACTTGGTGGCACCATCAGGGCGATTGCAGCTGACACTAGGCTTTTAGTGACTGGAGGAACCAATGCCTACATTCAGTGTTGGAGGGCTGTTGAAGGGAATGATCACCTTTTTCACATCTCTGGAAATGGTACTGACCAGAATTCAGAGTTTCGCCTCTGGGGACATGAAGGTCCTCTGACTTGTCTTGCCTTAGATTCATTGAGGATTTACAGTGGTTCTTGGGACATGACTGTTCGTGTTTGGGACAGGACTCGCATGGAGTGTCTGCAAAAGCTCATGCATGCAGACTGGGTCTGGGATCTTGCTCCACATGGAAATACCATTGCTAGTACAGCTGGTAGAGATGTATATGTATGGGATATCAGGAACAGTGAGTTGACAAGCTTAATTTCCAATGCACATGTTGGAAACGCGTATTCTTTGGCTCGGACACACTTGATGGATGTGCTATTTACTGGTGGAGAGGATGGAGCTATTCGCTTGTTTAATATTTCTGatgtctctgatgatgaggatagTAAACCACTTGCTACTTGGGTGCCACATTCAGGCCCAGTTCATTCTCTTGCTTTTGAGTATCCATGGCTTGTCTCAGCCTCGAGTGATGGTAGGATTGCATTGATTGATTCGAGGAAGCTTCTGACCCCAAAAAAGTCATCAAAGGGCCCTTTCAGTGTTAAGAGCTTTGATGTGAGCACCATAGAGCCTCCACAGAGGATGCTTCATGGCTTTAGATGTGATCTCTTCTCCATTGCCATTGGTGCAGATAGGATTGTATGTGCAGGCGAGGATGGTGCTGTCAGGGTGTGGAACTTCTCAGAAGCACTGGAGATTGAGAGGAGGGCACAGGCTCTAAGGAGTTTGAGGCAGGAGAACCGCATGAGGCGGAGGAAGGCACAAGCAGAGATGAATGCAAATGGTAGAAGGCCCGACCAGTGCTCAATAGCCATGAAAAAGAACCAACTGAAGGGTGATAAGAGTGTCACTTAG